From the genome of Anopheles funestus chromosome 2RL, idAnoFuneDA-416_04, whole genome shotgun sequence:
TGATCTAGCGAAGCGCACCACACACCGCGAATCAAAGCAGGACAAATTACTTCCCTCGATGTTTCGGCATGCTAACGGGCGGCTTGTACTGACGGACGGTGCCCAAGATAAAATTCTCGCCATCGTCATGAAAGTATTCGAGCGAATGGTAGATCTGCGCCAACCGTTCAATATAACGCTGCTGGGGctatctttttttaagtttcaaGAGCGACGCGTCGGTAGTAAATCCATAGCTAATTTCCTAATCAAAAAGTCCGATATTGAAGTCCAGTCTATAACCAATCTCAGCAACGAATCGATCACGCTCAGCGATATCAGTTTTTGCTCGAACAAATCGTCCCTTTCGGCAATGGATTGTGAACCGTGTTGTTCCTCGGACGCAGGCTCGGTCGCGTCACTGTCGGGCTCGGAATCAGACGTAGAACCATCGCCAAAAAAATCACGTCGCCTTATGTTCCAGGCCAATCGACACAGGCCGTTCGGTGCACAGGAACGACGATATGGGAACAGTGAACCGGACGAAACCACACTTAGCAAGCTGCGAGTGGCCGATCTACGATTGAATTCCAAAGAGTACGATCAGGACCATTCTTCCCTGGCTGTGTCGCCCGGCTCACCAATGGATGTTTCCACGCAAGGTGGACCATCAAAGATGTCATCATTCTTCCGAGAGCGCATAGGGACAACGTCCGATCCCATCGCAAGCCGATCAACACCGGTGTGTAGATCGATTGACAGCACGGCAGGCAGCAGCAGTAAAATGGAGGTTAGTGTTTCACCTGTATCCGACATTCCCCGCGGCGACCGTGCCAGTACCGGTAGGGACCACACACAGACTAAAAATCATTGCAAAAGTACAAATCTCCTGCCCCCCAACGTGGACCCGGAAGTGTTTCATGCGCTACCGGATGATGTACAACAGGAGTTACTTAGTAATTGGCGAAGGGCAAATGGTGGTACGACGGTACCCAGCAGCAGTGCAGGGTTAGGCCCTAGTAAAGCAAGCCCGGGCAGCGCGAGCCCCAACAGTACTCACAACAATTCCACCACCAATAATAGTAGCAGTAACAATAATACTACTCCAACAAATGCTGCCACAACCGGTAAGGGTAGCTCTAAAAATACTTTACATCGCTACTTCGTTAAAAACACGTAGCACATGTTATCTGCGGTATCATCTATTGCATCTTTAGCGTACatcatctctttttttttcgtccgcATTTTATTCACTCCCCAACGTGTCCCGGAGCGATTGTGGCAGCTATGCATGGAGTCAGATGGTTTTATCGTTTAGCTTGTGGAGGTAATTTTTGGCCAATGCGCTCTCTATTTCCATTCACACACTCAATGCACGTAAAGGCTAAGTTTTAGATTCTCTAACGAGTGTAGTAAAGGGTTATTGTTAATTTCGTgttcgttttctgttttgcgtATAGTGAGTTTTGGTTGAAACTTTAGAATgaaaggatttgtttttactGTTACTGAGTTTTGTAAATCTCCTCGTGCATTCTTGTCGCCTCTTCCATCAAGAAACACCACGATTAAACGCTAGTGCTGGATTGTAATATCTGTATTAATgtccaggttttttttcttctatggCTCTGAACAGACACAACAGCGTATTGTACATACTTACTTAAATCACAAACATTTCACCATTTTATAGCCGGTAGGTTAACGcagccttttcttttttcgcgcatcaatcatttacaaaaatcattcccgcctgagagagagagagtgagaaacaagaaaagaatcaaaatgtTTAATAGTAAAAAAACGGTATAACAATTTGTTAAACATAACTAGCTATTGAATCGATCTTTTTTGCATCCGAAAAACTTAATTTCTTACCGTTGTGTCAGCACTGCATTGCACCGTGCACAGATTGGAAAGGTCTTATCGTCCAGCTGCGAAACTAAATATCTGCGACAACGCTGACACAGAGGTTTGTCCGATTTGTTGACGGTTACCGTGAATCGATGTTCACTTCCGACCGCTTTACGGAGCGTTACGGAACCGACCTGTAGTAATTCACATAGTTCTGTCGAGGTTTCACATTTGTTCAAGCTTGGATGCAGCATCATTAGGAGCGCAAGATCGTTATCGTTACATTCTACCGTGACTTCTAACAGCCAGGTGTTCACGTTCAGTTGTGCCTGCTGATAAACGACGTGACGCAGATCGAGTGCACACTCAACAGCGGGCACCGATTGTGAAGCAGAAGGCAGAGCAACATTAGGCGTTTGTTGATTTGCTTTGTAGAAATGATCTTTCTCTGTAATAAAAGAGAGGAAGTGATAAATTTGCATTCAGTAACATTTACCAAATAATgtgaataatgttttttgtttaccataGAATGACCAACTTTCTTC
Proteins encoded in this window:
- the LOC125762051 gene encoding DNA polymerase iota, producing MDGPKETDDEERVHPRVIIHIDMDYYYAQVEEVLNPSLKEKPFAVKQRFCVVTSNYIARQQGIKKLQPVKEALAMCPELVLINGEDITKYKEMSVRINEIMHRFTPHVEKLGLDENYLDVTELISERLEQLEATGGSAELSQLNYVEGLIHPPPERNASELAPFRETDRDLFRQCCHCGCDRRLILATHLAKEIRDSIFKELGLRCCAGIAHNKLLAKLVGAVNKQNKQTVLLPTQGSLFVASLGSVRSLTGIGEKTAQTLADCCGISTVTDLQYVELDRLTKHLGYEQAVRLKQIAFGRDDTAVKQTGKPKSVGLEDSCPSISVRADAEEKFRHLLVRLVKNIAEDGRVPIAIKVTVRKFDLAKRTTHRESKQDKLLPSMFRHANGRLVLTDGAQDKILAIVMKVFERMVDLRQPFNITLLGLSFFKFQERRVGSKSIANFLIKKSDIEVQSITNLSNESITLSDISFCSNKSSLSAMDCEPCCSSDAGSVASLSGSESDVEPSPKKSRRLMFQANRHRPFGAQERRYGNSEPDETTLSKLRVADLRLNSKEYDQDHSSLAVSPGSPMDVSTQGGPSKMSSFFRERIGTTSDPIASRSTPVCRSIDSTAGSSSKMEVSVSPVSDIPRGDRASTGRDHTQTKNHCKSTNLLPPNVDPEVFHALPDDVQQELLSNWRRANGGTTVPSSSAGLGPSKASPGSASPNSTHNNSTTNNSSSNNNTTPTNAATTGKGSSKNTLHRYFVKNT